In Gemmatimonas sp., the sequence CGCCTCCTACTTGCGCCGCAACGGCAGCGGCGGGGGATGGGGGGTGGGCCAGACCCCCCCCCCCCAGCGGGTCGATTGTACCCCCCCCGACAGCGGGCAGAACAACCTGGGGGGGGTATTGTTGTTTAGACCCGCCCGGGGGGCTCCGTGGGCTCCCCCCCCCCCCCCCCCCCCCGCCTGCGGATCCTTGGAACCGCCGCTCACTGCGGCGATCACTCCGTGGGCGGCTTCTTGGTGTTCAGACCCGCCGGGGCGCTCGTCGGACCGCCAAGAGGCGACTTCGCGGTGGCGGGCTTGGCAGCACCCGGCGCGGCACGCGGCGCCGCGAGGCGCAGCTTCGACACGACGCGATCAGTGATGTCCAGATTCTTGTCGGCCGACACGATCAGCGAACCCGCCGCCACGTCGAAGATGAAGGCGAAACCGCCCTCGGCACGGATGTCATCGAGCACCTTGCGCACGTTGTCCATGATCGGCTGCATGAGTTCGGCCTCACGCGCCTGCGCCTGTTCCTGCATCTTCTGCACGCGATCCTGATACTCCGCCTGCTTCTCACGAAGCGTCTTGAGGCGAGCCTCCTTCGCGGCCGGCGACAGCGACACTTCTTCCTTCGCATACGCTTCCTGCAGCGTATTCAGCGAATCGGACAGCTTCTGCACCGCCGCGCGCATGGACGTCATGTCCTTGTCGAACTGCGCCTCGGCTTCAGTACGGCCCGGGGCGGACTGCAGAATGGCCGCAGAGTTCACGTAGGCGAACTTTTGTCCCTGCGCCGAAGCCAGGGCGGGTACACCGAGCACCAAGGCGCAAGCGCCAACGAACGAGGAAAGACGCATAAGGATGTCCTGAGTTTAGAAGAGCTGACCGAGTCGGAAATGGAACTGCCACTTAGGATCGGGCCGAATGCGTCCGGTCACCAGATCCACGGTGGTGCGATCAAAGCCATACGCCATGTCCAATCCAAGCGGTCCCAGCGGCGTAACGGTAGATACCCCGAATCCGGCGGAACGGAAGAGCCGGGTCGGATTGATCTGCCGCGCCGACGACCAGTTGTTGCCGGCGTCGGTAAAGGCGTTGAGATAGAACATCTGGTTGAACCGTACGCCGATCTCACCGGTGAGCGTCATGAACGCGTTACCGAACGACGCCGGATCGGAGCGGTACTGGTCCGTATTCGGGTTGAACCCGACCGGGGTAATCGAGAACTCCGGGTAGCCACGCAACTGCTGGCCGAACATCACACCGCCGACCGCGAACTGCTGCTGGAAGAAGAACGGACCCGAGTTGCCGAACAGGCTGCCGGCGCGCGCCGTGAGCCCCATCGTAAACTTGATAGGCTGCGAACCCGGGTTCGTTCCACCGAGCTGCCCCAGCTGCGTGTACGCGCGCATTTCCGTGGTCAGGCGCTGGA encodes:
- a CDS encoding OmpH family outer membrane protein, translated to MRLSSFVGACALVLGVPALASAQGQKFAYVNSAAILQSAPGRTEAEAQFDKDMTSMRAAVQKLSDSLNTLQEAYAKEEVSLSPAAKEARLKTLREKQAEYQDRVQKMQEQAQAREAELMQPIMDNVRKVLDDIRAEGGFAFIFDVAAGSLIVSADKNLDITDRVVSKLRLAAPRAAPGAAKPATAKSPLGGPTSAPAGLNTKKPPTE